A single region of the Fimbriimonadaceae bacterium genome encodes:
- a CDS encoding exo-alpha-sialidase: MKRALIISILAIMAFAAAQNPIVNNQIRVSLDDVSKSATETSAAASANGQEIVAGFVDARTDGSYKSGFSVTSNGGQTWEHIIVRPPAAFQSTTEADPMTAYDPRTNTLFVGAIAGGKGMYVAKKIPGQNAFTPAVMCRITTGADKGWMTAGPLPGQPNSTRLYIGYNEGMIWSDDLGATWTNPLSMGAGVGFLPRVGPQGELYLTYWEYLGFGIQFRRSFDGGQTWDAPVQAATRLATWGVVNYGVPGIFRNVHNHAMAVNPVNGEIVLVYFDQTNIVDGRKNLDLYLIKSADQGQTWSNAVRLPFRPLNQISDMIFPWLEFTKDGRLHLMTMDTSFNPGQADGLINGLWDQVYYYSDNAGDTWSQAFRLTPTSWNSANDGLGGWFSGDYQGMAASDKAMFPVYPDAHTLQHEAYINVIYNPIERPLSYAWVTGIPVSGTLESLFLADGNAVQVKPLYVPIRSEPQIRVETTTTVPSSAPSSMKVCLWASTTIANIQQHIQLKNVITGNWDTVDSRVAALSLSNVTATVPTPANYISGNTVKARIVYKANDFAMGRAWTASIDQCVLLVDP; this comes from the coding sequence ATGAAACGTGCGCTGATTATCTCTATTCTCGCGATCATGGCGTTTGCCGCCGCACAAAACCCGATCGTTAACAATCAAATCCGGGTGTCCTTAGACGATGTTTCAAAGTCCGCTACCGAGACCAGCGCAGCGGCAAGCGCCAACGGACAAGAAATCGTCGCTGGATTCGTCGACGCGCGTACCGATGGCTCCTACAAGAGCGGCTTTTCGGTGACTTCGAACGGTGGGCAAACCTGGGAGCATATTATCGTTCGACCCCCCGCAGCATTTCAAAGTACGACCGAAGCCGACCCCATGACCGCATACGACCCCCGAACGAACACGCTGTTCGTGGGCGCAATTGCAGGCGGCAAAGGGATGTATGTCGCCAAGAAAATCCCGGGGCAAAACGCCTTCACCCCCGCTGTAATGTGCCGTATCACCACCGGCGCCGACAAGGGCTGGATGACCGCCGGCCCCCTCCCCGGACAACCGAATTCGACAAGGCTTTACATCGGCTACAACGAAGGCATGATCTGGTCGGATGACCTGGGCGCGACATGGACAAATCCGCTCAGTATGGGTGCGGGAGTTGGCTTCCTGCCGCGAGTCGGTCCCCAGGGTGAGTTGTATCTCACCTATTGGGAATATCTTGGTTTCGGCATCCAATTCCGCCGCAGCTTCGACGGGGGCCAAACTTGGGATGCACCGGTTCAAGCCGCAACCCGCCTTGCAACCTGGGGAGTCGTGAATTACGGTGTCCCCGGAATATTCCGAAACGTTCACAACCACGCCATGGCCGTCAACCCGGTAAACGGTGAGATCGTTCTTGTTTACTTCGATCAAACCAACATCGTTGATGGTCGAAAAAACCTCGACCTTTATCTGATCAAGTCGGCAGACCAGGGTCAAACTTGGTCCAACGCTGTCCGACTGCCGTTCCGTCCACTCAACCAAATCTCCGATATGATCTTCCCCTGGCTGGAGTTCACCAAAGACGGACGCCTGCACCTGATGACAATGGACACCTCGTTCAATCCCGGGCAAGCGGACGGACTGATCAATGGACTGTGGGACCAGGTCTACTACTACAGCGACAACGCCGGAGATACATGGTCGCAAGCATTTCGACTCACGCCAACTTCGTGGAATAGCGCCAACGACGGCCTCGGCGGTTGGTTCTCAGGCGACTATCAAGGAATGGCCGCCAGCGACAAGGCGATGTTTCCCGTGTATCCCGACGCTCATACGCTCCAACACGAAGCCTATATAAACGTCATCTACAACCCCATCGAGCGCCCGCTCTCCTACGCCTGGGTTACCGGCATACCTGTGAGCGGGACGCTTGAAAGTCTCTTCCTTGCCGATGGCAACGCCGTCCAAGTCAAACCCCTATACGTGCCCATCCGCTCAGAACCGCAGATCAGAGTGGAGACAACAACCACGGTTCCTTCGAGCGCTCCATCGTCGATGAAGGTTTGCCTTTGGGCATCCACCACCATCGCCAACATCCAGCAGCATATCCAGCTGAAAAATGTAATCACCGGGAACTGGGACACGGTCGACAGTCGGGTCGCTGCGTTGTCACTGTCGAACGTAACGGCAACCGTGCCGACCCCGGCAAACTACATATCTGGCAACACCGTGAAGGCAAGGATTGTGTATAAAGCAAACGACTTTGCAATGGGCAGAGCTTGGACGGCGAGTATCGATCAATGTGTTCTCCTGGTTGACCCGTAG
- a CDS encoding tetratricopeptide repeat protein: MREYAVRGYTYLSCCVMLLAVIGCSQTPPLASKQPSGVQMPPTQNPKERQDEERLSAAIEGLSFASGAVKVISPQRADRSKSIKLTQAAEKCLNVDNVWFKAAGLFRDAILADPSHAPAYEGLSRAIVLEGGTDLASAALNTAISLDPGFLKARYELGVVTQMTGDYKGAIQAWKELVARDPNYPDAYARLAIASYFDQDFKSARMYLEEADKRKQSVPPQFRDLLQEVSTKP, translated from the coding sequence ATGCGGGAATACGCGGTTAGGGGTTACACCTACTTAAGTTGCTGTGTCATGTTGCTCGCCGTTATCGGTTGCAGCCAAACGCCACCGCTCGCCAGTAAACAGCCTTCTGGAGTCCAGATGCCTCCTACCCAAAACCCAAAGGAGAGGCAGGACGAGGAGCGATTGAGCGCTGCAATCGAAGGTCTTAGCTTCGCCTCCGGCGCCGTCAAAGTAATCTCACCTCAGCGCGCCGATCGAAGTAAGAGCATCAAACTAACGCAAGCCGCTGAGAAGTGCCTGAACGTCGATAACGTCTGGTTCAAGGCAGCCGGCCTTTTCCGCGATGCAATCCTTGCCGACCCCAGCCATGCCCCCGCATACGAGGGGCTTTCGCGGGCGATAGTCCTCGAAGGCGGCACAGACCTCGCAAGCGCCGCCCTCAACACAGCAATTTCCCTCGATCCTGGCTTTCTTAAAGCCCGGTATGAGCTCGGTGTAGTCACCCAAATGACTGGCGACTACAAAGGCGCGATCCAGGCTTGGAAAGAACTGGTAGCCCGCGATCCCAATTACCCCGATGCCTATGCACGGTTGGCCATCGCCAGCTATTTCGACCAAGACTTTAAGTCCGCTCGGATGTACTTGGAGGAGGCCGACAAGCGCAAGCAAAGCGTCCCGCCCCAATTCCGCGACCTCCTACAAGAGGTGTCGACAAAGCCATGA
- a CDS encoding HD domain-containing protein, with translation MRPSKASILGALSQALDLVEGQPEGHALRTAQIALKIGETMGLSNRQREDLYFAAVLKDSGCSNNSVRIQQIFGGDEHLSKRAVKFIDWTSPAQSLKFAWQHTEAGRSLAAKLRRMASNIGSPNQVMNAMTEARCTRGAAIANMLSLNPAVADAILYLDEHWDGKGAPYQLAGDKIPILSRILCFAQTFEVFLACYGLEESLDMAAARSGRWFDPEVVQACVDFADDNSFLESIGDPSFVERELPELAGNAIESDIDAICEAFAMIVDAKSNFTSEHSTRVMQYSVLIAEHLGFDKARLSDLRRAALLHDIGKLGVPSGILEKPGRLDPEEFERVTLHPKFGHEILGRIPSFEYMAEIASAHHERLDGKGYWRGLGADDLSLDVRIVTACDVFDALSATRPYRAAMPLEKVWSILDSDIGTAFDGDCVAALKECIYDVKLVDAA, from the coding sequence ATGAGGCCGTCGAAGGCGAGTATTTTGGGTGCGCTTAGCCAAGCGTTGGACCTCGTTGAGGGTCAACCGGAAGGGCATGCCCTGCGCACGGCCCAAATTGCGCTGAAAATCGGCGAGACGATGGGGTTATCCAATAGGCAGCGCGAAGACCTCTACTTTGCAGCGGTGTTGAAAGATTCGGGATGCTCCAACAACTCCGTCCGCATCCAGCAAATTTTTGGTGGAGACGAGCATCTTTCCAAGCGTGCGGTCAAATTTATCGACTGGACTTCACCCGCACAGTCGCTCAAGTTTGCCTGGCAACACACGGAGGCTGGGCGATCTCTCGCGGCCAAGCTGCGCCGAATGGCGAGCAACATCGGCTCGCCGAACCAGGTCATGAACGCGATGACCGAGGCACGATGCACGCGCGGCGCAGCCATCGCGAATATGCTGAGTTTGAACCCGGCAGTTGCCGATGCGATTCTCTATCTGGATGAACATTGGGACGGCAAGGGAGCGCCCTACCAGCTTGCTGGCGATAAGATTCCGATCCTGAGCCGCATCCTTTGCTTTGCCCAAACCTTTGAGGTCTTTCTGGCTTGCTATGGATTGGAGGAGTCGCTTGATATGGCGGCAGCGCGTTCTGGAAGGTGGTTCGATCCAGAGGTCGTGCAGGCTTGTGTGGACTTTGCCGACGATAACTCTTTCTTAGAAAGCATCGGCGATCCATCATTTGTCGAGCGTGAATTGCCGGAGCTAGCCGGAAATGCGATCGAGTCGGACATCGACGCGATTTGTGAAGCGTTTGCGATGATCGTTGACGCGAAGTCGAACTTCACTTCTGAGCACTCCACACGAGTGATGCAGTATTCGGTACTCATTGCCGAGCACCTCGGATTCGACAAAGCGAGGCTATCGGACCTGCGGCGAGCGGCGCTGCTCCACGACATTGGCAAGCTTGGCGTGCCCAGCGGCATCTTGGAGAAGCCGGGACGGCTGGATCCTGAAGAGTTTGAGCGCGTCACGCTGCATCCCAAATTTGGCCACGAGATTTTGGGGCGGATTCCCAGCTTTGAATACATGGCGGAGATTGCCTCAGCTCATCACGAGAGGCTTGATGGCAAGGGGTACTGGCGCGGTTTGGGGGCTGATGACCTCTCGCTCGACGTTCGTATCGTCACCGCCTGCGATGTTTTCGATGCGCTTTCGGCGACTCGGCCCTACAGGGCGGCGATGCCATTGGAGAAGGTTTGGAGCATTCTCGACAGCGATATCGGCACTGCATTCGATGGCGATTGCGTTGCCGCACTTAAAGAGTGCATTTACGATGTAAAGCTCGTTGATGCAGCGTAG
- a CDS encoding zinc-dependent peptidase produces MGLSYILLAAVTLTSCTQESPAPDLAAWLTQTNKPTYQKRIVSGWTVNIQTELLTTDAKLTERAIDLLKIQLDEIVKVVPKPAVKELLKVQLWFSPVYPDSQAGAAYHPGAAWLKEHGRNPDMVQGVEFTNIRIFDAEVRRMPNFALHELAHAYHDRVLPEGFGNKEVREAYEKAKASDKYQRVEKQDSEGRKSMDKHYALTNPQEYFAESTEAFFTRNDFYPYNATDLKDYDPDTYALIAKLWGVEKK; encoded by the coding sequence ATGGGTTTGAGTTATATCCTCCTCGCTGCGGTCACGCTGACGTCCTGCACGCAAGAATCGCCTGCGCCCGACCTTGCCGCATGGCTCACTCAGACAAATAAGCCCACCTACCAAAAGCGCATTGTGTCCGGCTGGACCGTCAACATCCAAACAGAGCTGCTCACCACCGATGCCAAGCTCACCGAACGCGCCATCGACTTGCTCAAAATCCAACTCGACGAGATCGTCAAAGTCGTCCCAAAGCCCGCCGTTAAGGAACTGCTCAAGGTGCAGCTTTGGTTCTCACCTGTATATCCCGACTCCCAAGCGGGCGCGGCCTACCATCCTGGCGCAGCGTGGCTCAAGGAGCACGGGCGAAATCCTGATATGGTCCAAGGAGTCGAGTTCACAAACATCCGCATCTTTGATGCCGAAGTTCGGCGAATGCCCAACTTCGCCCTCCACGAACTCGCCCATGCGTATCACGACCGCGTTTTGCCCGAGGGCTTTGGCAATAAAGAGGTTCGCGAGGCTTACGAAAAGGCGAAGGCAAGCGACAAATACCAGAGAGTTGAAAAGCAAGATTCTGAGGGGAGAAAGTCGATGGATAAGCATTACGCCCTCACCAACCCGCAAGAGTACTTTGCTGAGAGTACAGAAGCGTTCTTCACGCGCAACGACTTCTACCCATACAACGCCACTGACCTGAAAGATTACGACCCCGACACGTACGCTCTGATCGCGAAGTTATGGGGCGTGGAAAAGAAGTAA
- a CDS encoding methyltransferase domain-containing protein has protein sequence MNPNKALWEKGDFTQIAAFMRQSGHAVVESIGITPPLRALDLGCGDGTTALPLAQLGAEVVGIDIARNLVEAGNRRASEMGLTNVSFREGDACDLQGVEDNSFDLSLSVFGAMFAPKPFEVAQEMVRVTKPGGRVVMGNWIPGDETFVSQLLKISSAFTPPPPEGFISPMLWGVDSHIIERFGKAGVPEANISTAKDTFYFISPDTGPDQFIDIFRRFYGPTMNAFDAAEKDGRTEELHAQLLELARAQNTDKNGGTHIPATFLRVTVNV, from the coding sequence ATGAATCCAAATAAAGCGTTATGGGAGAAAGGCGACTTCACTCAGATTGCCGCCTTCATGCGTCAATCGGGTCACGCCGTCGTTGAGTCTATCGGCATTACCCCGCCGCTGCGAGCGTTGGACCTCGGATGCGGCGATGGGACAACCGCCCTTCCCCTTGCTCAATTGGGAGCGGAAGTGGTGGGCATCGACATCGCTCGCAATCTTGTGGAAGCCGGCAATCGACGAGCCTCTGAAATGGGGCTTACCAACGTGAGCTTTCGGGAGGGCGATGCCTGCGACCTTCAAGGGGTTGAGGATAATTCGTTCGATCTGAGCCTTAGCGTGTTTGGCGCGATGTTCGCCCCCAAGCCGTTTGAAGTTGCACAGGAGATGGTTCGAGTGACCAAGCCGGGCGGGCGAGTGGTTATGGGCAACTGGATTCCGGGCGATGAGACGTTTGTGTCGCAGCTGCTCAAAATCAGCTCGGCTTTTACGCCTCCTCCGCCGGAGGGCTTCATCAGCCCGATGCTCTGGGGTGTGGATTCTCACATCATTGAGCGATTTGGGAAAGCAGGAGTGCCCGAGGCGAATATCTCTACGGCGAAAGACACTTTCTACTTCATCTCGCCGGACACGGGGCCAGATCAGTTTATCGATATCTTCCGACGGTTCTACGGTCCGACGATGAACGCTTTTGACGCGGCGGAGAAGGATGGCAGAACGGAAGAGCTGCATGCGCAACTCTTGGAGTTGGCGCGAGCGCAGAACACCGACAAGAACGGGGGGACGCACATCCCAGCGACGTTCTTGCGCGTAACTGTGAACGTTTGA
- a CDS encoding VOC family protein, with amino-acid sequence MLPILRIARPVTDLALSQRMYCEGLGLSVLGSFQDHDGFDGVMVGREGSPYHFEFTYCRTTPVEPTPTHEDLVVFYIPTDHEWQAVCDSMLAAGFKAVTSYNPYWEKNSRTFEDHDGYRTVLHNGV; translated from the coding sequence GTGCTGCCAATTTTGCGCATTGCCCGACCCGTCACCGACCTCGCCCTGTCGCAGAGGATGTACTGCGAGGGTCTTGGCCTCTCCGTCCTCGGCTCCTTCCAAGACCACGATGGTTTTGACGGCGTCATGGTCGGAAGGGAAGGATCACCCTATCACTTCGAGTTCACCTACTGCCGCACAACTCCGGTTGAGCCAACCCCAACCCACGAAGACCTTGTCGTGTTCTACATCCCGACGGATCACGAATGGCAAGCCGTCTGCGATTCGATGCTTGCCGCAGGCTTCAAGGCCGTAACCTCCTACAACCCCTATTGGGAGAAGAACAGCCGAACCTTTGAGGATCACGACGGATACCGCACGGTGCTGCACAACGGGGTCTGA
- a CDS encoding DinB family protein — MDVTAALLDSWDRQCRIVNAIAERVTEANRHIKPSPDGWSLDTHLAHIQKVRTYFLTQLDADKANALGKPFKKEWEDPIDDLNAIRKMLAESSLAVRDAVKSAIEKGNEKAGWYDNPVLYLQHMVWHEGWHVGLIFLALRSAGEEPPEEWEEEKVWGEWRTEEWS; from the coding sequence ATGGATGTCACCGCCGCTCTCCTCGACTCCTGGGATCGCCAATGCCGCATCGTCAACGCCATCGCAGAGCGAGTGACCGAGGCTAACCGCCACATCAAACCCTCGCCCGACGGATGGTCGTTGGACACTCATCTGGCCCACATCCAGAAGGTCCGCACTTACTTCCTCACCCAACTCGACGCCGACAAGGCCAACGCGCTCGGCAAGCCGTTCAAGAAGGAGTGGGAAGACCCTATCGACGACCTCAACGCCATCCGAAAGATGCTCGCCGAAAGCAGCCTCGCGGTGAGAGATGCCGTCAAGAGCGCCATCGAAAAGGGCAACGAGAAGGCGGGTTGGTACGACAATCCGGTGCTCTATCTGCAGCACATGGTCTGGCATGAAGGCTGGCACGTCGGCCTGATCTTCCTTGCCCTAAGGTCGGCCGGAGAAGAACCGCCCGAAGAGTGGGAAGAAGAGAAAGTCTGGGGCGAGTGGCGCACAGAAGAGTGGTCATAG
- a CDS encoding DUF1905 domain-containing protein gives MILEFEGEAIYWRGPAPFVFVPIPPDLSADVKAISAQVTYGWGVIPVVVRIGETEYRTSLFPKDGVYLVPVKVAVQRAEGVNVGDVVRLRVEVVSGS, from the coding sequence ATGATCTTGGAGTTTGAGGGGGAAGCGATCTATTGGCGCGGCCCGGCTCCGTTTGTGTTTGTGCCGATTCCTCCCGATCTCTCGGCTGATGTCAAGGCGATTTCGGCGCAGGTGACGTACGGTTGGGGCGTGATTCCGGTGGTTGTGAGGATTGGGGAGACGGAGTATCGGACGTCGCTCTTTCCGAAGGATGGGGTGTATCTGGTGCCGGTGAAGGTTGCGGTCCAGCGGGCGGAGGGTGTGAATGTGGGGGATGTTGTGAGGTTGAGGGTTGAGGTGGTTTCTGGAAGTTAA
- a CDS encoding alpha/beta hydrolase has translation MRIKTTLAALVALCALPISAQAAEGTFDSNGVKIRYVTEGQGEAIVLIHGWMSDSSMWGRDAATGETKLTPLEGFQAIALDCRGHGKSDKPYEPSKYGAEMAEDVVRLLDHLKIKRAHLIGYSMGAFIAGHVAATHPDRVISVVYGGQAPLIKEVSSLKFGEVDLFAKAVEEGDLGSYIMAVSPDDKPKPTKEQADAYAKFLYGKKDVRAFVAAGRGFKDLAVSVDDLKKCKAPTLFIYGGNESDYVKNCVSAARKVVPNHEVKIVEGADHMTTLTKPDFGAALVGFLMANKGK, from the coding sequence GTGAGAATTAAGACGACTCTGGCGGCTCTGGTCGCCCTATGCGCTTTGCCGATATCTGCCCAAGCTGCTGAGGGCACCTTCGACTCCAACGGTGTGAAGATTCGGTACGTCACCGAGGGGCAGGGGGAGGCTATTGTGCTGATTCACGGTTGGATGAGCGATTCCAGCATGTGGGGTAGGGATGCCGCAACCGGCGAAACCAAGCTCACCCCTTTGGAGGGCTTCCAGGCCATCGCCCTCGACTGTCGCGGGCACGGCAAAAGCGACAAGCCGTATGAGCCGAGCAAGTACGGCGCAGAAATGGCGGAGGATGTGGTGCGACTGCTCGATCACCTTAAGATCAAGAGGGCGCATTTGATCGGCTATTCGATGGGGGCTTTCATCGCCGGACACGTGGCGGCGACGCATCCGGATCGCGTGATCAGCGTGGTCTATGGCGGGCAAGCGCCCCTCATTAAAGAAGTTTCCTCGCTCAAATTTGGGGAGGTTGATCTGTTTGCCAAGGCGGTGGAAGAGGGCGATCTGGGGTCTTACATCATGGCGGTAAGCCCAGACGACAAGCCAAAACCAACTAAAGAGCAGGCCGACGCTTATGCCAAGTTTTTGTATGGCAAGAAAGACGTCCGGGCGTTTGTGGCGGCGGGTCGTGGGTTCAAGGACCTTGCCGTGAGCGTGGATGATCTTAAGAAGTGTAAGGCTCCGACCCTGTTTATCTATGGGGGGAATGAGTCGGACTACGTTAAGAATTGCGTCAGCGCGGCGCGGAAGGTGGTTCCCAATCATGAGGTCAAGATTGTGGAGGGCGCGGACCACATGACGACGCTGACCAAGCCGGACTTTGGGGCAGCTCTGGTTGGTTTTCTAATGGCCAACAAGGGCAAGTAG
- a CDS encoding DinB family protein encodes MEDLVNSCKESAVQGMEMFLRNFSHVPDDKLDWTPTPTAKSALRIAAHTALYAGRFAHMIREKGLPKMDSLEAWIAERNAEEEAITSRAEIEAIFRKGTDEVMAALDSLTPEDVAMSLDSGLGWSMPMTFLMQLPGWHATLHTGQIDYLQTCWDDQEVYV; translated from the coding sequence ATGGAAGACCTCGTGAATTCATGCAAAGAGAGCGCTGTGCAAGGGATGGAAATGTTCCTGAGAAACTTCTCGCATGTGCCCGACGACAAGCTGGACTGGACCCCTACGCCAACCGCCAAGAGCGCTCTTCGGATAGCCGCACACACCGCCCTTTATGCGGGAAGGTTCGCCCACATGATCCGTGAAAAGGGCCTGCCGAAGATGGACAGTCTGGAGGCTTGGATTGCGGAACGGAACGCCGAGGAAGAGGCGATCACGAGCAGAGCGGAGATTGAAGCCATCTTCCGAAAGGGCACCGACGAGGTCATGGCGGCTTTGGATTCTCTAACGCCCGAAGATGTGGCAATGTCGCTGGATTCCGGGCTGGGGTGGTCCATGCCCATGACGTTCTTGATGCAGCTGCCGGGGTGGCATGCTACGCTCCATACCGGGCAGATCGACTATCTGCAGACCTGCTGGGACGATCAGGAAGTTTATGTGTGA
- a CDS encoding DNA alkylation repair protein, with protein sequence MTAQQIISEIEPLGTEGYRRILRNHGITGPLFGVKVEELKKYEKAIKKDYQLALDLFDTGIYDAMYLAGLIADESKMTKDDLRNWLDKATSDTVAEFAVAWVAADGPHGWDLALEWIDSSDEKAAVVGWGTLSSVVAVKDDAELDIPALRSLLERVKGTIHTASNRVRYKMNGFVIALGSYVSELTDEALRAGEEIGAVSVDMGNTSCKVPFAPDYIRKVADKGRVGKKRKSARC encoded by the coding sequence ATGACAGCACAGCAAATTATCTCAGAGATCGAGCCGCTTGGAACCGAGGGCTACCGCCGTATCCTGCGCAACCACGGCATCACCGGGCCGCTCTTCGGCGTGAAGGTGGAGGAGCTCAAGAAGTACGAGAAGGCGATCAAAAAGGACTATCAGCTCGCGCTCGACCTCTTCGACACCGGCATCTACGACGCCATGTACCTGGCTGGACTCATCGCCGACGAATCCAAGATGACCAAGGACGACCTGCGCAACTGGCTCGACAAAGCAACCAGCGACACGGTTGCCGAGTTTGCGGTTGCCTGGGTGGCGGCAGACGGTCCGCACGGCTGGGACCTCGCGCTGGAGTGGATCGACTCTTCGGATGAAAAGGCGGCAGTGGTGGGATGGGGGACCCTGTCGAGCGTGGTAGCGGTGAAGGACGACGCCGAACTGGACATTCCGGCGCTAAGGAGTCTGCTGGAGCGGGTGAAGGGCACCATCCACACCGCGTCCAACCGAGTGCGCTACAAGATGAACGGCTTCGTGATCGCGCTGGGGAGCTATGTGAGCGAGCTTACGGATGAGGCCCTGCGAGCGGGCGAGGAGATCGGAGCTGTGAGCGTGGATATGGGCAATACGTCGTGCAAGGTTCCGTTCGCGCCGGACTACATCCGTAAGGTCGCTGACAAGGGGAGGGTCGGCAAAAAGCGCAAGTCGGCGAGGTGCTGA